One region of Alphaproteobacteria bacterium genomic DNA includes:
- a CDS encoding metalloregulator ArsR/SmtB family transcription factor — MMTTNEDKVFKALADSSRRKLLDRLRKKNGLTLGDLCQGHDMTRQAVSKHLVLLEAANLVVTKMQGREKLHFLNPVPINDIYMRWIGKFEQERLIALHNLKQALEENEND, encoded by the coding sequence ATGATGACAACAAACGAAGATAAAGTATTTAAAGCCCTTGCCGATTCTAGCCGTCGTAAATTGCTGGATCGGTTGCGCAAGAAAAATGGTCTTACCCTTGGAGATTTATGTCAGGGCCATGACATGACCCGCCAAGCGGTAAGCAAACATCTTGTGTTATTAGAGGCGGCGAATCTTGTTGTTACAAAAATGCAGGGCCGTGAAAAGTTGCACTTTTTAAACCCTGTTCCAATTAATGATATTTACATGCGTTGGATCGGCAAATTTGAACAAGAAAGACTTATCGCCCTTCACAATCTTAAACAAGCCTTAGAGGAGAATGAAAATGACTAA
- a CDS encoding SRPBCC family protein, with protein MTKPDFTYTTYIKTTPEKVWQAITNPEFTHQYWGNNNVSDWRKGSEWKHVDPQSGEVRVVGKVVESNPFTRLVLTWAGPEDLTDVSEVIFDIAANEDMVCLNVVHGKFKPNSTMADRVSQGWPRVLSGLKSFLETGQILNIWAGFKHSCSDVKKAS; from the coding sequence ATGACTAAACCAGATTTTACTTATACAACTTATATCAAAACAACACCAGAAAAAGTGTGGCAAGCGATCACCAACCCTGAATTCACCCATCAATATTGGGGAAATAATAATGTGTCCGATTGGCGCAAAGGGTCCGAATGGAAACATGTGGATCCCCAAAGTGGGGAGGTACGTGTCGTGGGCAAGGTTGTTGAAAGCAATCCCTTCACACGTCTTGTCCTGACCTGGGCGGGACCAGAAGATTTAACCGATGTGTCAGAAGTTATTTTTGATATTGCGGCCAATGAAGATATGGTGTGTTTAAACGTTGTCCACGGTAAATTTAAACCCAATTCAACGATGGCGGACCGCGTATCCCAGGGCTGGCCCCGCGTTCTTTCCGGTCTTAAATCATTTCTTGAGACAGGACAGATCCTTAACATCTGGGCCGGCTTTAAACATAGTTGTAGTGACGTTAAAAAAGCGAGTTGA